Proteins from one Halovivax limisalsi genomic window:
- a CDS encoding YbaK/EbsC family protein, translating to MHERAAEFLDQAVDRYGFEPPVHEFPEGTKTAADAADAIGCETAQIASSLAFDVDGELIVVVASGASRVSEDRLAARFETTPDAVSMADPDRISDTLGWTIGGVPPICHETTVPTLFDRSLSEFETVWAAAGTPSAVFPIAPDRLCDLADAEAIEVATAD from the coding sequence ATGCACGAGCGAGCGGCGGAGTTCCTCGACCAGGCGGTCGATCGCTACGGCTTCGAACCGCCCGTCCACGAGTTTCCCGAGGGGACGAAGACGGCCGCCGACGCGGCCGACGCGATCGGTTGCGAGACGGCCCAGATCGCGAGTTCGCTCGCGTTCGACGTCGACGGCGAGCTGATCGTGGTGGTCGCGAGCGGGGCCAGCCGCGTGAGCGAGGACCGCCTGGCCGCCCGCTTCGAGACGACGCCGGACGCGGTTTCGATGGCGGATCCCGACCGGATCAGTGACACGCTCGGGTGGACCATCGGCGGCGTGCCCCCGATCTGCCACGAGACCACCGTGCCGACGCTGTTCGATCGCAGCCTGAGCGAGTTCGAGACGGTCTGGGCAGCCGCGGGGACGCCGTCTGCGGTCTTTCCGATCGCGCCGGACCGGCTGTGCGATTTGGCCGACGCGGAGGCGATCGAGGTCGCGACCGCCGATTGA
- a CDS encoding acetate--CoA ligase family protein, giving the protein MGALDSLFDPGSVAVVGATDREGSVGRAITSNLQAHFDGPIVPVNPSRESVLGLECVPSITDGPPVDLAIVVVPPDVAVEAVREAGDAGVDAVVVITAGFSETGGEGAARERRLREAAAEYDLALIGPNSLGVMSTPAGLNATFGPDMPDEGSISLLSQSGAFITAVLDWAGEGTLGFRHVVSLGNKAVLDETDLLREWGADPETDVIVGYLESIVDGAAFVETAREVTRETPVVLVKAGRTDAGAQAASSHTGAIAGSERAYEAGLGQAGVQRADSVQELFDAARALSGLEPAASDGVAVVTNAGGPGVLTTDAVGDSRLSMARFADDTAEALADAMPEAANTHNPIDVIGDADVDRFRTALDLALSDPNVGSAVVVSAPTAVLAYEDLAEAVVDRQRAHGKPVITSFMGGERTRAAEALLDDAGVPNYFDPARAVAGLDALARFRAARERRVAEPRTFDVDRERARSILERAIDRPGNGLGVESMDLLEAYGIPTPPGAVVSDPEAAREVAAGIDGDVVMKIVSPDISHKSDIGGVEVGVATEAVADTYETLVTRARNYQPDATVLGVQVQAMVDLDAATETILGANRDPQFGPLLVFGLGGIFVEVLSDTAVRVAPISGDEAREMVSEIRASPLLHGARGREPADVDAVVETIQRLSQLVTDFPSILELDVNPLVAGPDGVQAIDLRLTVDTEQL; this is encoded by the coding sequence ATGGGTGCGCTGGACTCCCTGTTCGATCCGGGATCGGTGGCCGTCGTCGGGGCGACGGACCGCGAGGGATCGGTCGGCCGGGCGATCACGTCGAACCTGCAGGCGCACTTCGACGGGCCGATCGTCCCGGTGAATCCGTCCCGCGAGTCGGTGCTGGGGCTCGAGTGCGTCCCGTCGATCACCGACGGCCCCCCGGTCGACCTGGCGATCGTCGTCGTCCCGCCGGACGTCGCCGTCGAGGCCGTTCGCGAGGCGGGTGACGCCGGGGTCGACGCCGTCGTCGTCATCACGGCGGGGTTCTCGGAAACGGGTGGCGAGGGTGCCGCCCGCGAACGGCGCCTGCGCGAGGCGGCGGCGGAGTACGACCTGGCGCTGATCGGGCCGAACAGCCTCGGGGTGATGAGCACGCCCGCCGGCCTCAACGCGACGTTCGGGCCCGACATGCCCGACGAAGGATCGATCTCGCTGTTGAGCCAGTCGGGCGCGTTCATCACGGCGGTGCTCGACTGGGCCGGCGAGGGGACCCTCGGCTTTCGCCACGTCGTCTCGCTGGGGAACAAGGCCGTCCTCGACGAGACGGACCTGCTGCGCGAGTGGGGGGCGGACCCGGAGACCGACGTCATCGTCGGCTACCTCGAGAGCATCGTCGACGGCGCGGCGTTCGTCGAGACGGCGCGCGAGGTGACCCGCGAGACGCCGGTCGTCCTGGTGAAAGCGGGTCGGACCGACGCCGGCGCGCAGGCCGCGTCGTCCCATACGGGTGCGATCGCGGGCAGCGAACGGGCCTACGAGGCGGGACTGGGCCAGGCAGGTGTCCAGCGAGCCGATTCGGTGCAGGAACTCTTCGACGCGGCGCGGGCCCTCTCGGGGCTGGAACCGGCGGCGTCGGACGGCGTCGCGGTCGTCACGAACGCCGGCGGCCCGGGCGTGCTCACGACGGACGCGGTTGGCGATTCCCGCCTCTCGATGGCCCGATTTGCCGACGACACCGCCGAAGCGCTCGCCGACGCGATGCCGGAGGCGGCGAACACGCACAACCCGATCGACGTGATCGGCGACGCCGACGTCGACCGGTTCCGGACGGCGCTGGATCTGGCCCTCTCGGACCCGAACGTCGGGAGCGCCGTCGTCGTCAGCGCCCCGACGGCCGTCCTCGCCTACGAGGACCTCGCCGAGGCCGTGGTCGACCGCCAGCGAGCGCACGGCAAACCGGTCATCACGAGCTTCATGGGCGGCGAGCGGACCCGCGCCGCGGAGGCGCTGCTCGACGACGCCGGCGTGCCGAACTACTTCGACCCCGCCCGGGCGGTGGCAGGCCTCGACGCGCTCGCTCGCTTCCGGGCCGCTCGCGAGCGCCGTGTCGCGGAGCCGCGAACGTTCGACGTCGATCGCGAGCGAGCCCGGTCGATCCTCGAACGGGCGATCGACCGACCCGGCAACGGACTGGGCGTGGAGTCGATGGACCTGCTCGAGGCGTACGGGATCCCGACGCCGCCGGGCGCCGTCGTGTCGGACCCCGAAGCGGCCCGCGAGGTCGCGGCTGGCATCGACGGCGACGTCGTGATGAAGATCGTGAGCCCGGACATCAGCCACAAGTCCGACATCGGGGGCGTCGAGGTCGGCGTCGCGACGGAGGCGGTGGCCGACACCTACGAGACGCTGGTGACCCGTGCGCGAAACTACCAGCCCGACGCGACGGTGCTGGGCGTCCAGGTCCAGGCGATGGTCGATCTCGACGCCGCGACGGAGACCATCCTCGGCGCGAATCGCGACCCGCAGTTCGGCCCGCTGCTCGTCTTCGGGCTCGGCGGCATCTTCGTCGAGGTGCTCTCCGACACGGCCGTCCGCGTCGCGCCGATCAGCGGTGACGAGGCTCGCGAGATGGTCTCGGAGATCCGGGCGAGTCCGCTGTTACACGGCGCGCGCGGCCGGGAGCCGGCGGACGTCGACGCGGTCGTCGAGACGATCCAGCGCCTCTCGCAGTTGGTGACGGACTTCCCGTCGATCCTCGAGCTCGACGTGAACCCGCTCGTGGCCGGTCCGGACGGTGTCCAGGCAATCGACCTCAGACTGACGGTAGATACGGAGCAACTATGA
- a CDS encoding phosphotransacetylase family protein, which produces MTETDTILVCSLAESTGKTAIAVALGRASKERGESAGYMKPKGTRLRSVVGKTLDEDPKLAMSVLGLEADLETLEPVVYSPTFVEGAIAGRADPAEIRERVREAFETLAADHNRMLVEGGGRIDLGGVIELTDVDLAELLDARVLLVAGYDDVYDLDSVLAAAERFGDRLAGVCFNAVESPDRSRLDTDGISFLESRDVPVLGIVPRNETLAGVTVEELAAEIGGDLLVEPTEDHTIERFSVGAMGPDSALRHFRRLQNAAVVTGGDRSEIQTAALEAPGVRCLILTGGHRPSGAVLGAASEASVPVIAVRTDTLTTVERAESVVRGGRSRDEATVERMHDLLVDHVDLDRLFES; this is translated from the coding sequence ATGACCGAAACCGATACGATACTGGTGTGTTCGCTCGCGGAAAGTACCGGCAAGACGGCGATCGCCGTCGCGCTCGGCCGCGCCTCGAAGGAGCGCGGCGAGTCGGCCGGCTACATGAAACCGAAGGGGACCCGCCTCCGGAGCGTCGTCGGCAAGACGCTCGACGAGGACCCGAAACTCGCGATGTCGGTCCTCGGCCTCGAGGCCGACCTCGAGACGCTCGAACCCGTCGTCTACTCGCCGACGTTCGTCGAGGGCGCGATCGCCGGCCGGGCCGACCCGGCCGAAATACGCGAGCGCGTCCGCGAAGCCTTCGAGACGCTGGCCGCCGACCACAATCGGATGCTGGTCGAGGGCGGCGGGCGCATCGACCTCGGCGGCGTGATCGAGCTGACGGACGTCGACCTGGCCGAACTGCTCGACGCCCGGGTCCTCCTCGTCGCCGGCTACGACGACGTCTACGACCTCGACTCGGTGCTCGCCGCGGCCGAGCGCTTCGGGGACCGCCTCGCCGGCGTCTGCTTCAACGCCGTCGAATCGCCGGATCGATCGCGCCTGGATACGGACGGCATCTCGTTCCTGGAATCGCGGGACGTTCCGGTGCTGGGGATCGTTCCCCGGAACGAGACGCTCGCCGGCGTCACCGTGGAGGAACTCGCGGCCGAGATCGGGGGCGACCTCCTCGTCGAACCGACGGAGGACCACACGATCGAACGCTTCAGCGTCGGCGCGATGGGCCCCGACAGCGCGCTCAGACACTTCCGCCGCCTCCAGAACGCCGCGGTGGTGACAGGCGGCGACCGCTCGGAGATTCAGACCGCCGCTCTGGAGGCCCCTGGCGTGCGCTGTCTCATCCTCACCGGCGGCCACCGCCCGTCCGGGGCCGTGCTCGGCGCCGCCTCGGAGGCGTCGGTTCCCGTCATCGCCGTTCGGACGGACACGCTCACCACCGTCGAACGAGCGGAATCGGTCGTCAGGGGCGGCCGGAGCCGCGACGAGGCGACCGTCGAGCGCATGCACGACCTCCTCGTCGACCACGTCGATCTCGATCGGCTGTTCGAATCCTGA
- a CDS encoding cob(I)yrinic acid a,c-diamide adenosyltransferase, whose translation MPTDESDDDGRSRTPGGGQPPTPEPIEASAPPEFGLVQVWWGDGKGKTTAALGMAMRAAGHGYRVHLLQFMKGGASSVEGVRGEYNAIEALPGISYENIGHYGWHGMADGTEEADHVAQAEAGLDRARTLLDAAADAALDAPLPLDGPPEDGVHMLVLDEICYAANRDLIAPEDVRDLVESKPSGLELVLTGGHDRPDYLTDLAELVTHVGKDRHPIDDGQRARKGTEY comes from the coding sequence ATGCCGACCGACGAGAGCGATGACGACGGGCGGTCCCGGACCCCGGGCGGGGGTCAGCCGCCGACGCCGGAACCGATCGAGGCCAGCGCGCCACCCGAATTCGGACTGGTGCAGGTCTGGTGGGGCGACGGCAAGGGAAAGACGACGGCCGCGCTCGGCATGGCGATGCGAGCCGCAGGGCACGGCTATCGGGTGCACCTGCTCCAGTTCATGAAGGGCGGAGCGTCGAGCGTCGAGGGGGTTCGCGGCGAGTACAACGCGATCGAGGCGCTCCCCGGGATCAGCTACGAGAACATCGGACACTACGGGTGGCACGGGATGGCGGACGGAACCGAGGAGGCGGATCACGTCGCGCAGGCCGAGGCGGGCCTGGATCGCGCTCGAACGCTGCTCGACGCCGCGGCCGACGCGGCGCTTGACGCCCCGCTACCGCTCGACGGGCCGCCCGAGGACGGCGTCCACATGCTGGTGCTCGACGAGATCTGCTACGCGGCCAACCGCGACCTGATCGCGCCCGAGGACGTGCGCGACCTCGTCGAATCGAAGCCCTCCGGCCTCGAACTCGTCCTCACAGGGGGACACGATCGGCCGGACTATCTGACCGACCTCGCGGAGCTGGTGACCCACGTGGGGAAAGACCGCCACCCGATCGACGACGGTCAGCGCGCCCGAAAGGGGACGGAGTACTGA
- a CDS encoding ABC transporter ATP-binding protein, whose amino-acid sequence MAEIRVRNLEKSFDGVEAVSGMSFEVDAGELYGFLGPNGAGKTTTIRILTGQLRPDAGSVEVNGTDPTVDPIETRRRVGILPEDGTPPSFFTPREYFEYVARIRGLDPDRVAERGESLADRFGLAGKLDTLSTDLSRGQQQKAMIVQAFLHDPDVVFIDEPLANLDPIVQEQVKTHLDAYVADGNTVFASTHNIDVAEELCTRVGIVADGRIVADQPVEGRDGSLLDTFLTTVSDAEPRDVPTIQP is encoded by the coding sequence ATGGCTGAGATACGGGTTCGAAACCTCGAGAAGTCCTTCGACGGCGTCGAAGCGGTCTCGGGAATGAGCTTCGAGGTGGACGCTGGGGAGCTGTACGGCTTTCTCGGTCCGAACGGGGCCGGGAAGACGACGACGATACGCATCCTGACGGGGCAACTCCGGCCGGACGCGGGCAGCGTCGAGGTCAACGGGACGGACCCGACCGTCGACCCGATCGAGACCCGCCGACGCGTCGGCATCCTGCCGGAAGACGGCACGCCGCCGAGTTTCTTCACCCCGCGCGAGTACTTCGAGTACGTCGCGCGCATCCGGGGCCTCGATCCGGACCGCGTCGCGGAGCGCGGCGAGTCGCTGGCCGACCGCTTCGGCCTCGCCGGCAAGCTGGATACGCTTTCGACCGACCTCTCCCGGGGCCAGCAGCAGAAGGCGATGATCGTCCAGGCCTTCTTGCACGATCCAGACGTCGTCTTCATCGACGAGCCGCTCGCGAACCTCGACCCGATCGTCCAGGAACAGGTCAAGACCCACCTCGACGCGTACGTCGCGGACGGCAACACGGTCTTCGCCTCGACGCACAACATCGACGTCGCCGAGGAACTCTGCACCCGGGTGGGGATCGTCGCGGACGGACGCATCGTCGCCGACCAGCCCGTCGAGGGACGCGACGGGTCGCTGCTCGATACCTTCCTCACGACGGTCTCCGACGCGGAGCCGCGTGACGTCCCGACGATCCAGCCATGA
- a CDS encoding MTH865 family protein produces the protein MTDEAELREQFTEAFKGADYPVSNPMDLVPALPNGPGTKFESGDFSMTAMELNSKAAGKADFPYDDVDSLVDDLIAGLKDDGHL, from the coding sequence ATGACAGACGAAGCCGAACTCCGCGAGCAGTTCACCGAGGCGTTCAAAGGCGCCGACTACCCCGTCTCCAACCCGATGGACCTCGTCCCGGCGCTGCCGAACGGCCCGGGAACCAAATTCGAGTCCGGCGACTTCTCCATGACGGCGATGGAACTCAACTCCAAAGCCGCCGGAAAGGCCGACTTCCCCTACGACGACGTCGACTCGCTCGTCGACGACCTCATCGCGGGCCTCAAGGACGACGGCCACCTCTGA
- a CDS encoding Single-stranded DNA binding protein has product MDLDSHAEELASDLGVDNEEVKADLQNLVTYSVPIDEAKQSLRRKYGDGDGGSSGPTTKSIGEIDPDAGNVSVTGVVLTAGKRSIRYQGDDHEIVEGELADETGRIDFTAWEDFGLEAGQTLTVGNAGVREWNGQPELNLGEHTSITESDDALDVPYEIGGEASLTDLETGDRAATVEVVVLECERRTIDGRDGETEILSGVLGDESGRLPFTCWDPRPEIEPDATLRLENVYVREFRGVPEVNVSEYTTVDVLDAEIEVGTDAPSMTIGEAVSGGGVYDVELSGNLIEVRDGSGLIQRCPECGRVVQKNQCRTHGEVDGEDDLRVKAILDDGTGTVTVVLDDEVTAEVYGGDLDDAREQAREAMDQSVVAETIRERVVGREYRVRGHLSVDEYGANLDATTFAECDDDPAARASAFLAEVDG; this is encoded by the coding sequence ATGGACTTAGACAGCCACGCCGAGGAGCTCGCCTCCGACCTCGGCGTCGACAACGAGGAGGTCAAAGCCGACCTGCAGAACCTGGTGACGTACAGCGTCCCGATCGACGAGGCGAAACAGAGCCTCCGGCGGAAGTACGGCGACGGTGACGGCGGTTCGAGCGGGCCGACGACGAAGTCGATCGGCGAGATCGACCCGGACGCGGGCAACGTCTCCGTCACGGGCGTCGTCCTCACCGCGGGGAAGCGATCGATCCGGTACCAGGGCGACGATCACGAGATCGTCGAGGGCGAACTCGCCGACGAGACCGGCCGCATCGACTTTACCGCCTGGGAGGACTTCGGGCTCGAAGCGGGCCAGACGCTCACCGTGGGCAACGCCGGCGTCCGCGAGTGGAACGGCCAACCCGAGCTCAACCTCGGCGAACACACCTCGATCACGGAGTCGGACGACGCGCTCGACGTGCCCTACGAGATCGGCGGCGAGGCCTCGCTGACCGACCTCGAAACCGGCGATCGAGCGGCGACCGTCGAGGTCGTCGTCCTCGAGTGCGAACGGCGGACGATCGACGGCCGCGACGGCGAAACGGAGATCCTGAGCGGCGTGCTCGGCGACGAGAGCGGTCGCCTCCCCTTCACCTGCTGGGATCCGCGACCCGAGATCGAACCCGACGCCACGCTCAGACTCGAGAACGTCTACGTCAGGGAGTTCCGCGGGGTCCCCGAAGTGAACGTCTCCGAGTACACGACCGTCGACGTCCTCGACGCCGAGATCGAGGTCGGCACGGACGCCCCGTCGATGACCATCGGCGAGGCCGTCTCCGGCGGCGGGGTCTACGACGTGGAGCTGTCGGGCAATCTGATCGAGGTCCGCGACGGCTCCGGGCTCATTCAGCGCTGTCCGGAGTGCGGTCGCGTCGTCCAGAAGAACCAGTGTCGCACCCACGGCGAGGTCGACGGCGAGGACGACCTCCGGGTGAAGGCGATCCTCGACGACGGCACCGGCACCGTGACGGTCGTCCTCGACGACGAGGTCACCGCCGAGGTGTACGGCGGCGATCTCGATGACGCCCGCGAGCAGGCTCGCGAGGCGATGGACCAGTCGGTCGTCGCGGAGACCATCCGCGAGCGCGTCGTCGGTCGCGAGTACCGCGTGCGCGGTCACCTCTCCGTCGACGAGTACGGCGCCAACCTCGACGCGACGACCTTCGCCGAGTGCGACGACGATCCGGCCGCGCGTGCGAGCGCGTTCCTCGCGGAGGTGGACGGATGA
- a CDS encoding metallophosphoesterase, with the protein MVQVEPVPSEPAALATVDDERTLLVADYHAGVEAALRYERGVQVPSQAESRRDRLLALLERTDADRLAILGDLMHSIGDPGGAERGELEVLFESLPPVAVTLVKGNHDGAIESWLADAIEDADSPRPGGPDGPTDLEVVPGAGTRLGDLGVCHGHSWPATEALEAETLCMGHEHPCVRLEDEVGGSRIEPVWVRGALRRSWARGRAAESADEGTTSTGDDDRSGGDDGDRLNGELVVLPAFNELVGGTWINVADQSFLSPMLPDGLDAGEAYLLDGTRLGPYESV; encoded by the coding sequence ATGGTACAGGTAGAGCCCGTCCCGTCGGAACCCGCCGCACTCGCGACGGTCGATGACGAGCGAACGCTCCTCGTCGCGGATTACCACGCGGGCGTCGAGGCGGCGTTGCGATACGAACGCGGCGTGCAAGTGCCGAGCCAGGCGGAGTCGCGTCGCGACCGCTTGCTCGCGCTGCTCGAGCGGACGGACGCGGACCGGCTGGCGATCCTGGGCGACCTCATGCACTCGATCGGCGACCCCGGCGGGGCGGAACGGGGCGAGCTCGAAGTCCTGTTCGAGTCGTTGCCGCCGGTCGCCGTCACGCTCGTCAAAGGGAACCACGACGGGGCGATCGAGTCGTGGCTCGCCGACGCGATCGAGGATGCCGATTCGCCCCGTCCGGGCGGACCCGACGGTCCGACCGATCTCGAGGTTGTCCCTGGCGCGGGGACGCGACTCGGCGATCTCGGAGTATGTCACGGCCACAGCTGGCCGGCAACCGAGGCCCTGGAGGCCGAGACACTGTGTATGGGCCACGAACACCCCTGCGTTCGGCTGGAGGACGAAGTCGGCGGAAGCCGGATCGAGCCCGTCTGGGTGCGGGGGGCGTTACGACGGTCGTGGGCCCGGGGGCGCGCCGCCGAGAGTGCCGACGAGGGAACGACTTCGACCGGTGACGACGATCGCTCTGGCGGTGACGACGGCGATCGCTTGAACGGCGAACTGGTCGTCCTGCCGGCGTTCAACGAGCTCGTGGGCGGTACCTGGATCAACGTTGCCGATCAGTCCTTCCTCTCCCCGATGCTGCCGGACGGCCTGGACGCCGGCGAGGCGTACCTGCTCGATGGGACGCGACTGGGGCCGTACGAATCTGTGTAG
- a CDS encoding DUF1508 domain-containing protein, whose translation MAQQTGSGILYDIYRTRVGEPTTHDEVRGYWVFLTGLVLGTLGIVLFLPSTSPGGATGLTVREASIFLSAVGLAMLVAGPVIRLPLQSWANYAAYVGQAVCFVAAVWFLLVFPAEWSVQTGNQPVLVLYALGLASITIGSVIAPLLASGATDDVVAGGPNPSAAESDAAEVRRERDRLEDEIEQARRESDDGAAARATLQSDVDALYASQARFELYEDAANEWRWRFRHRNGNVVATSGEGYTRKHNAQKGMQSVRRNALGAETLLVEREAELPPADERFEPVTELDSRAAFEVEADSAGEYRWRLRHDNGNIIGDSGEGYASRSNAQRSIDRIRETAGSASYLWFDPTGFEVYRDKAGEWRWRFVHRNGNILADSGEGYTRRNDANRAVERIRDRIDDLTFDVYEDDAGEYRWRLRGGNDQIVADSGEGYTARDDATEAVDRVRQYAPDANVLDIGLATFEIYEDKSGQHRWRLRHRNGNILMDSGEGYGDRSAARDGIESVKRNAPTAELRT comes from the coding sequence ATGGCACAACAAACCGGTAGTGGAATTCTATACGACATTTACCGAACCCGGGTCGGTGAACCGACGACACACGACGAGGTTCGAGGGTACTGGGTGTTTCTGACCGGACTGGTGTTGGGAACGCTCGGGATCGTCCTGTTCCTGCCGAGTACGTCACCCGGTGGTGCCACGGGCTTGACGGTACGGGAGGCGAGCATCTTCCTCTCGGCGGTCGGGCTGGCGATGCTCGTCGCAGGTCCGGTCATCCGGCTTCCGCTCCAGTCGTGGGCGAACTACGCGGCGTACGTCGGGCAGGCTGTCTGTTTCGTCGCGGCGGTCTGGTTCCTCCTCGTGTTCCCCGCCGAGTGGAGCGTTCAGACGGGGAACCAACCCGTTCTCGTATTGTACGCCCTGGGGCTGGCCAGCATCACGATCGGGAGCGTCATCGCGCCGCTCCTCGCCAGTGGGGCCACCGACGATGTTGTGGCCGGTGGGCCCAACCCAAGCGCGGCCGAATCCGACGCGGCCGAGGTCCGTCGCGAGCGCGATCGGCTCGAAGACGAAATCGAACAGGCGCGACGCGAATCGGACGACGGTGCCGCCGCACGGGCGACCCTGCAATCGGACGTCGACGCCCTGTACGCGAGTCAGGCCCGGTTCGAACTCTACGAGGACGCCGCGAACGAGTGGCGATGGCGCTTCCGACATCGAAACGGGAACGTCGTCGCCACGAGCGGCGAGGGCTACACGCGCAAGCACAACGCCCAGAAAGGGATGCAGAGCGTCCGACGGAACGCACTCGGCGCGGAGACGCTACTCGTCGAGCGTGAAGCGGAGCTCCCACCCGCGGACGAGCGCTTCGAACCCGTCACGGAACTCGACAGTCGGGCCGCGTTCGAAGTCGAGGCGGACAGCGCCGGCGAGTATCGCTGGCGATTGCGCCACGACAACGGCAACATCATCGGCGATAGCGGCGAGGGATACGCCTCGCGAAGCAACGCACAGCGGTCGATCGACCGGATTCGCGAGACGGCCGGCTCGGCGAGCTACCTCTGGTTCGATCCCACGGGCTTCGAAGTCTATCGAGACAAAGCCGGCGAGTGGCGGTGGCGATTCGTCCACCGCAACGGCAACATTCTCGCCGACAGCGGAGAGGGCTATACGCGACGCAACGACGCCAACCGGGCCGTCGAACGCATCCGTGACCGGATCGACGACCTGACGTTCGACGTGTACGAAGACGACGCGGGGGAGTACCGCTGGCGGCTCCGCGGCGGCAACGATCAGATCGTGGCCGACAGCGGCGAAGGATACACTGCTCGCGACGACGCCACCGAGGCGGTCGACAGAGTCCGACAGTACGCCCCGGATGCGAACGTTCTCGACATCGGGCTGGCGACGTTCGAGATCTACGAGGACAAGAGCGGGCAACACCGCTGGCGGTTGCGCCATCGCAACGGAAACATCCTGATGGACAGCGGGGAAGGGTACGGAGATCGGAGCGCGGCTCGTGACGGTATCGAGAGCGTCAAGCGGAACGCGCCGACCGCCGAACTGCGGACCTGA